Proteins from a genomic interval of Osmia bicornis bicornis chromosome 13, iOsmBic2.1, whole genome shotgun sequence:
- the LOC114871801 gene encoding secretion-regulating guanine nucleotide exchange factor-like isoform X3: MSYRLISWGANSHGQLGQGIHSEECLLPQEVDLSRCSLEPRRIRKIVGGAGHSLILDDYGNKLEGKVVVDIACGWDCSAALTIEGTLFLWGSNCFGQLGEHLSNLRWTHEPFELLIDRKVKGISFGLRHTALITEDHKVLVAGAGNRGQLGLSRSRNEPLLNAAYTFTEVPTLTNVHSVNCGQRHTIVVEENGDLYGFGDNKHGQLGLNTDILSNTSFPIKLLDVPFKSPAEIQCGWSHTVALSDGQIFSWGRNTYGQLGVKEFEGSSTWKVMWRENESKIRQISVGSEHNVALTENDRIVCWGWNEHGNCGNGHTRDVKFPGELSLPFDYAGICIGSGAGHSFAVIKKL, from the exons ATGAGCTATCGTTTAATTTCATGG GGTGCCAATTCTCATGGTCAACTTGGACAGGGTATTCATTCGGAGGAATGTCTTTTACCCCAAGAAGTTGATTTGTCCAGATGTTCGTTAGAACCTCGAAGAATACGTAAAATAGTTGGCGGTGCTGGTCACTCCCTAATTTTAGACGATTACG GTAATAAACTTGAAGGTAAGGTTGTCGTGGACATCGCATGTGGCTGGGATTGCTCCGCGGCATTGACAATAGAAGGCACCTTATTTCTGTGGGGGTCGAATTGTTTCGGACAATTGGGGGAACACCTGAGTAATCTTCGTTGGACGCACGAACCTTTTGAACTTCTAATCGATCGAAAAGTTAAAGGGATTTCCTTTGGCCTAAGGCACACTGCTCTAATAACAGAGGATCATAAAGTTCTGGTAGCGGGTGCAGGTAATAGAGGACAATTGGGTCTAAGTCGGTCGAGGAACGAACCGCTTTTAAATGCCGCATACACTTTCACAGAAG TTCCAACTCTGACAAATGTGCACAGTGTTAACTGTGGTCAACGTCATACTATTGTAGTAGAGGAAAACGGGGATCTTTATGGTTTCGGTGACAATAAACATGGACAATTAGGCTTAAATACTGATATACTCTCAAATACATCCTTTCCAATAAAACTATTAGACGTTCCGTTTAAATCACCGGCTGAGATCCAATGTGGCTGGTCGCATACGGTTGCATTAAGTG ATGGTCAAATTTTTTCATGGGGTAGAAATACGTATGGACAATTAGGTGTTAAAGAATTTGAAGGATCATCGACTTGGAAGGTTATGTGGCGCGAAAACGAGTCGAAAATTCGTCAGATTTCTGTCGGTTCAGAACATAACGTTGCTTTAACAG AGAACGATAGGATTGTGTGTTGGGGTTGGAACGAGCATGGAAACTGCGGAAACGGTCATACGAGAGACGTTAAATTTCCGGGAGAGCTTTCACTTCCGTTTGATTACGCGGGAATTTGTATCGGTAGCGGTGCAGGTCATTCGTTTGCTGTAATAAAGAAgctataa
- the LOC114871801 gene encoding secretion-regulating guanine nucleotide exchange factor-like isoform X1 produces MSYRLISWGANSHGQLGQGIHSEECLLPQEVDLSRCSLEPRRIRKIVGGAGHSLILDDYGNVYSCGWNNKGQAGFSTQQDVLSFRKLGNKLEGKVVVDIACGWDCSAALTIEGTLFLWGSNCFGQLGEHLSNLRWTHEPFELLIDRKVKGISFGLRHTALITEDHKVLVAGAGNRGQLGLSRSRNEPLLNAAYTFTEVPTLTNVHSVNCGQRHTIVVEENGDLYGFGDNKHGQLGLNTDILSNTSFPIKLLDVPFKSPAEIQCGWSHTVALSDGQIFSWGRNTYGQLGVKEFEGSSTWKVMWRENESKIRQISVGSEHNVALTENDRIVCWGWNEHGNCGNGHTRDVKFPGELSLPFDYAGICIGSGAGHSFAVIKKL; encoded by the exons ATGAGCTATCGTTTAATTTCATGG GGTGCCAATTCTCATGGTCAACTTGGACAGGGTATTCATTCGGAGGAATGTCTTTTACCCCAAGAAGTTGATTTGTCCAGATGTTCGTTAGAACCTCGAAGAATACGTAAAATAGTTGGCGGTGCTGGTCACTCCCTAATTTTAGACGATTACGGTAACGTTTATTCCTGCGGCTGGAACAATAAAGGTCAAGCAGGTTTTTCTACCCAGCAAGATGTTCTTTCGTTTCGAAAACTAGGTAATAAACTTGAAGGTAAGGTTGTCGTGGACATCGCATGTGGCTGGGATTGCTCCGCGGCATTGACAATAGAAGGCACCTTATTTCTGTGGGGGTCGAATTGTTTCGGACAATTGGGGGAACACCTGAGTAATCTTCGTTGGACGCACGAACCTTTTGAACTTCTAATCGATCGAAAAGTTAAAGGGATTTCCTTTGGCCTAAGGCACACTGCTCTAATAACAGAGGATCATAAAGTTCTGGTAGCGGGTGCAGGTAATAGAGGACAATTGGGTCTAAGTCGGTCGAGGAACGAACCGCTTTTAAATGCCGCATACACTTTCACAGAAG TTCCAACTCTGACAAATGTGCACAGTGTTAACTGTGGTCAACGTCATACTATTGTAGTAGAGGAAAACGGGGATCTTTATGGTTTCGGTGACAATAAACATGGACAATTAGGCTTAAATACTGATATACTCTCAAATACATCCTTTCCAATAAAACTATTAGACGTTCCGTTTAAATCACCGGCTGAGATCCAATGTGGCTGGTCGCATACGGTTGCATTAAGTG ATGGTCAAATTTTTTCATGGGGTAGAAATACGTATGGACAATTAGGTGTTAAAGAATTTGAAGGATCATCGACTTGGAAGGTTATGTGGCGCGAAAACGAGTCGAAAATTCGTCAGATTTCTGTCGGTTCAGAACATAACGTTGCTTTAACAG AGAACGATAGGATTGTGTGTTGGGGTTGGAACGAGCATGGAAACTGCGGAAACGGTCATACGAGAGACGTTAAATTTCCGGGAGAGCTTTCACTTCCGTTTGATTACGCGGGAATTTGTATCGGTAGCGGTGCAGGTCATTCGTTTGCTGTAATAAAGAAgctataa
- the LOC114871801 gene encoding secretion-regulating guanine nucleotide exchange factor-like isoform X2 has translation MSYRLISWGANSHGQLGQGIHSEECLLPQEVDLSRCSLEPRRIRKIVGGAGHSLILDDYGNVYSCGWNNKGQAGFSTQQDVLSFRKLGNKLEGKVVVDIACGWDCSAALTIEGTLFLWGSNCFGQLGEHLSNLRWTHEPFELLIDRKVKGISFGLRHTALITEDHKVLVAGAEVPTLTNVHSVNCGQRHTIVVEENGDLYGFGDNKHGQLGLNTDILSNTSFPIKLLDVPFKSPAEIQCGWSHTVALSDGQIFSWGRNTYGQLGVKEFEGSSTWKVMWRENESKIRQISVGSEHNVALTENDRIVCWGWNEHGNCGNGHTRDVKFPGELSLPFDYAGICIGSGAGHSFAVIKKL, from the exons ATGAGCTATCGTTTAATTTCATGG GGTGCCAATTCTCATGGTCAACTTGGACAGGGTATTCATTCGGAGGAATGTCTTTTACCCCAAGAAGTTGATTTGTCCAGATGTTCGTTAGAACCTCGAAGAATACGTAAAATAGTTGGCGGTGCTGGTCACTCCCTAATTTTAGACGATTACGGTAACGTTTATTCCTGCGGCTGGAACAATAAAGGTCAAGCAGGTTTTTCTACCCAGCAAGATGTTCTTTCGTTTCGAAAACTAGGTAATAAACTTGAAGGTAAGGTTGTCGTGGACATCGCATGTGGCTGGGATTGCTCCGCGGCATTGACAATAGAAGGCACCTTATTTCTGTGGGGGTCGAATTGTTTCGGACAATTGGGGGAACACCTGAGTAATCTTCGTTGGACGCACGAACCTTTTGAACTTCTAATCGATCGAAAAGTTAAAGGGATTTCCTTTGGCCTAAGGCACACTGCTCTAATAACAGAGGATCATAAAGTTCTGGTAGCGGGTGCAG AAG TTCCAACTCTGACAAATGTGCACAGTGTTAACTGTGGTCAACGTCATACTATTGTAGTAGAGGAAAACGGGGATCTTTATGGTTTCGGTGACAATAAACATGGACAATTAGGCTTAAATACTGATATACTCTCAAATACATCCTTTCCAATAAAACTATTAGACGTTCCGTTTAAATCACCGGCTGAGATCCAATGTGGCTGGTCGCATACGGTTGCATTAAGTG ATGGTCAAATTTTTTCATGGGGTAGAAATACGTATGGACAATTAGGTGTTAAAGAATTTGAAGGATCATCGACTTGGAAGGTTATGTGGCGCGAAAACGAGTCGAAAATTCGTCAGATTTCTGTCGGTTCAGAACATAACGTTGCTTTAACAG AGAACGATAGGATTGTGTGTTGGGGTTGGAACGAGCATGGAAACTGCGGAAACGGTCATACGAGAGACGTTAAATTTCCGGGAGAGCTTTCACTTCCGTTTGATTACGCGGGAATTTGTATCGGTAGCGGTGCAGGTCATTCGTTTGCTGTAATAAAGAAgctataa